A single window of Tautonia marina DNA harbors:
- a CDS encoding Kelch repeat-containing protein — MNRSVNRRTTIPRVIALLALLTTGPSASAHFLWLSAEQEPSDSVVVHAFFAEQPVPELPMFLKYLDRARYSINGESITLDRGEETEFARFPEHPPRAVDAELEFGLMTRDEVTFRLMYTSRLQLGPVPAGATESSGGLRMHWVGDPETPGMIQVRFNGEPAPRAEVKLFHEDGDLRTLVADDQGRIRSPEVVQGKAGLLAKWVDGIAGDLDGAPYTESRHYATLTVTPILDTQDTQAVAETCRLTRPFALIPEPINSFGGAVVGDSLYVYSGHTGTTHRYHTGTTNPHFYRLNLRDRTTWEELPCGTALQGVALVPHNGTLIRVGGMLARNDEGEPHDLISVDEVARFDPETKEWTELPPLPEPRSTHDAAVLGDHLYVVGGWSMTGGDSNGAYFLDDALRLDLTNPEAGWEVLPPLPTPRRALAVAAHDGKIFVVGGLLENSDTTRDVLIFDPEAETWTQGPTFPGEPIQGFAPSAFSVGGRLLASGGNGTVYRLSESADAWESVAEQAVPRITHRLLPGIDDDVLIVGGNSAGVPIRFIESISLEGSAPAANAVTWSIHLPGEAAQSHAVGMIGSQVMLAGGNRSTKPHVFKADLLTDEVFTIRLDGTEAESNAALPSARQSSVVVAVPDGRRFDTYLLGGIADDGEVVRTLGSVVRRKASESTWESLEVTIPDDRGMFGATVHDGAIWVFGGSLFDPRPEAENRSFPTEVLRWELEREGSTFDVTGHRIPRARRSFAGAELDGNYYLVGGLREDQKLVEVGDVFNFETGAWQTIPAPRHPRVFADLVVLEGKLYLGGGFAADSTGHFEPAQSIEVYDPETGVWSTMLEDLPIEVKAARLMTTSDRLLLFGIDANDPTRARVALLAPQPQTQATLEVNAASPAPRPRNLGNQDDATR; from the coding sequence ATGAATCGATCAGTCAACCGGCGGACCACGATTCCGCGGGTCATCGCCCTTCTCGCGCTCCTGACGACGGGGCCATCAGCCTCGGCACACTTTCTCTGGCTCTCGGCCGAACAGGAGCCGAGTGATTCGGTGGTTGTTCATGCGTTTTTCGCAGAGCAACCCGTTCCAGAACTGCCGATGTTTCTGAAGTATTTGGACAGGGCGCGTTACTCGATCAACGGCGAATCGATCACCCTTGATCGAGGCGAGGAGACCGAGTTCGCCCGATTCCCTGAGCATCCGCCTCGGGCGGTCGATGCCGAGCTGGAGTTCGGCCTCATGACCCGAGACGAGGTCACCTTCCGTCTCATGTATACCTCTCGACTTCAGCTCGGACCGGTTCCGGCCGGAGCGACCGAATCGAGCGGCGGCTTGCGGATGCACTGGGTCGGGGATCCGGAGACTCCGGGAATGATTCAGGTTCGATTCAACGGCGAACCTGCTCCTCGGGCCGAAGTCAAGCTGTTCCACGAAGATGGCGATCTGCGCACCTTGGTCGCGGATGACCAGGGCCGCATCCGTTCCCCCGAAGTCGTTCAAGGGAAAGCCGGTCTGCTGGCAAAGTGGGTTGATGGGATCGCCGGTGACCTGGACGGTGCCCCCTATACGGAATCGCGGCACTATGCGACCCTGACGGTGACTCCGATTCTCGACACCCAGGACACCCAGGCCGTGGCTGAGACCTGCCGACTGACCAGGCCCTTCGCCTTAATCCCCGAGCCGATCAATAGTTTCGGCGGGGCAGTCGTGGGTGATTCGCTTTATGTTTACAGTGGTCATACGGGGACCACGCATCGATACCACACTGGCACAACAAACCCGCACTTCTACCGGCTCAACCTCCGGGATCGAACCACCTGGGAGGAACTTCCCTGTGGTACCGCGCTTCAAGGGGTTGCGCTGGTCCCTCACAACGGCACCTTGATTCGGGTCGGTGGGATGCTGGCTCGCAATGACGAAGGGGAGCCGCACGATCTGATCTCCGTCGATGAGGTGGCTCGATTCGACCCCGAGACGAAGGAGTGGACCGAACTTCCTCCGCTGCCGGAACCTCGGTCCACGCACGATGCCGCGGTGCTGGGGGATCACCTGTATGTGGTCGGTGGCTGGTCGATGACTGGGGGAGACTCCAATGGAGCATACTTCCTTGATGATGCGTTGCGCCTCGATCTGACCAACCCCGAGGCCGGTTGGGAAGTCTTGCCGCCACTCCCGACCCCTCGACGAGCGTTGGCGGTTGCGGCACACGATGGAAAAATCTTCGTGGTGGGCGGCCTGCTGGAGAACAGCGACACGACGCGAGACGTCTTGATCTTCGACCCCGAAGCCGAGACCTGGACCCAGGGCCCAACGTTTCCTGGTGAACCGATTCAAGGGTTTGCTCCCTCGGCCTTCAGCGTGGGCGGCCGACTGCTGGCCAGCGGTGGCAACGGGACGGTGTACCGGCTTTCCGAATCGGCCGACGCCTGGGAAAGCGTTGCCGAACAGGCGGTTCCCCGGATTACCCATCGCCTTTTGCCTGGCATTGATGACGATGTTCTGATCGTCGGGGGGAACTCTGCGGGCGTCCCCATTCGATTCATCGAGTCGATTTCCCTTGAGGGTTCTGCGCCGGCGGCGAATGCGGTGACCTGGTCAATCCACCTGCCGGGAGAGGCGGCCCAATCGCACGCGGTCGGCATGATCGGATCACAGGTAATGCTTGCCGGAGGCAATCGAAGCACAAAACCACATGTGTTCAAGGCTGATCTCTTGACGGATGAGGTGTTTACGATCCGTCTTGATGGGACCGAAGCCGAGTCGAATGCGGCTCTTCCCTCGGCGAGGCAGTCAAGTGTTGTCGTTGCGGTGCCCGATGGCCGACGGTTCGACACCTATTTGCTGGGCGGAATCGCCGATGATGGCGAAGTGGTGCGGACGCTCGGCTCGGTCGTTCGACGGAAGGCGTCGGAATCGACGTGGGAATCCCTTGAGGTGACGATTCCCGATGATCGCGGCATGTTCGGCGCGACGGTGCACGACGGGGCAATCTGGGTATTCGGCGGCAGTCTCTTCGACCCCCGGCCCGAGGCCGAGAATCGGAGCTTCCCGACCGAGGTGCTTCGCTGGGAACTCGAACGCGAGGGAAGCACGTTTGACGTGACCGGCCATCGGATTCCGAGGGCTCGTCGATCCTTCGCCGGGGCCGAACTCGACGGGAACTACTACCTCGTCGGCGGACTGAGAGAGGATCAGAAGCTGGTCGAGGTTGGTGATGTGTTCAACTTTGAGACCGGAGCATGGCAGACCATTCCTGCTCCCAGGCATCCTCGCGTCTTCGCCGACCTGGTTGTTCTGGAGGGCAAGCTTTACCTGGGAGGCGGCTTCGCGGCCGACTCGACCGGTCACTTCGAGCCGGCCCAATCGATCGAGGTGTACGACCCCGAGACCGGGGTCTGGAGCACCATGCTGGAGGACCTTCCGATCGAGGTGAAGGCCGCTCGACTCATGACCACGAGCGATCGACTGCTCCTGTTCGGAATTGATGCGAACGATCCGACCCGAGCTCGCGTTGCCCTGTTGGCACCACAACCCCAGACGCAGGCAACCCTGGAAGTGAACGCGGCCTCGCCCGCCCCACGTCCCCGCAACCTCGGGAATCAGGACGACGCGACCCGATAA
- a CDS encoding DUF1559 domain-containing protein — protein MNTRWTRHRSGFTLIELLVVIAIIGVLIALLLPAVQSAREAARRAQCVNNLKQIGLALHNYESTNQVFPAAMHGGFGRVYGNFTGFHSILPFLEQSALSSAFNFDQGLYAAGIGTYFGWSLPDQTTGIATQVSTFLCPSNRTQGDVGSTFQFGAVSWELSQVAVTDYVFSAGSDNYVSQPFLNRNLRGMSGIDVFTRLSDVRDGTSQTMLMGEAAGGNDANPFVAVGFAENRVCVPLEQFDQAQHFDNVMFMAFGRRRSWGSEYIVGGLMGKTTDRLGTFYGVNDCGYPSTTDHFAPANTLSGQTLPNFRSVHPGGANFLFGDGSVKFIKDTINPLAYTALSTVAAGEVISSDQY, from the coding sequence ATGAACACACGTTGGACGCGTCATCGAAGCGGTTTTACGCTGATCGAGTTGCTGGTGGTGATTGCCATCATCGGGGTGTTGATTGCCCTGCTCCTTCCGGCGGTCCAGTCGGCCCGAGAGGCGGCTCGGCGGGCGCAATGCGTCAACAATCTCAAGCAGATTGGTCTGGCATTGCACAATTATGAGAGCACCAATCAGGTCTTCCCGGCGGCCATGCACGGCGGGTTTGGCCGCGTTTACGGCAATTTCACGGGGTTTCATTCGATCTTGCCCTTCCTCGAACAGTCGGCGTTGTCGTCGGCCTTCAACTTTGATCAGGGGCTCTACGCCGCCGGGATCGGAACCTATTTCGGATGGTCGCTCCCCGATCAGACCACGGGCATTGCCACGCAGGTGAGCACCTTCCTCTGCCCGTCGAACCGGACGCAGGGCGACGTGGGATCGACCTTTCAATTCGGGGCGGTTTCCTGGGAACTGAGCCAGGTTGCGGTGACGGATTACGTGTTCAGCGCCGGGTCCGACAACTACGTTTCGCAACCCTTTCTGAACCGGAACCTCCGAGGCATGTCGGGAATTGACGTCTTCACCCGGCTGTCGGACGTACGAGACGGGACGAGCCAGACGATGCTCATGGGTGAGGCCGCTGGCGGAAACGACGCCAACCCGTTCGTTGCCGTGGGCTTTGCCGAGAACCGGGTCTGCGTCCCCCTGGAACAGTTCGATCAGGCTCAGCACTTCGACAACGTGATGTTCATGGCGTTTGGTCGTCGACGAAGCTGGGGATCGGAGTACATCGTCGGGGGGTTGATGGGCAAAACGACCGACCGACTGGGGACTTTTTACGGCGTGAACGATTGCGGATATCCTTCGACAACCGATCATTTCGCTCCTGCCAACACGCTTTCCGGGCAAACCTTGCCGAACTTCCGGAGCGTGCATCCCGGGGGAGCGAACTTCTTGTTTGGTGACGGAAGCGTGAAATTCATTAAGGACACGATCAACCCGCTGGCCTACACCGCACTGTCCACGGTCGCGGCGGGTGAAGTGATCTCGTCCGACCAGTATTGA
- a CDS encoding M20/M25/M40 family metallo-hydrolase, with product MHVPVLPRLALVLGVCVPFEPLRADAPVVSEPAALVEAAPATETIIEPELAGHLQFLSSDLMKGRDTASPEIRIAAEYLATRLSTLGAEPVGDLDGDTPTYFAHFPLEFTTPELEGTELTLTIEQNGAVREIAGKVKDDFILVPRNLAPGAIEAPVVFLGYGRTGTGDEPNDFDAVEVKDRIVLVLDGLPPGEKPEDQGRRNAQVSGASSFTKLQAARERGALALLVVHPFDAEEPRPYAESNPFALRMFGRRSMTLGASSNEGTPLLFLEDHLRDAIHESLTLADDPLTPRELDGTRARFSFASTVELIEDRNVIGMFPGRDEELKHEVVVYSAHYDHVGVVNDEIHNGADDNGSGTSALLEVAQAIAQGPRPRRSVAFLWVSGEEKGLLGSRWWSEHMTLPEGFEVVANINMDMVSRNDPNRVSLTPSPEHPDYSTIIPAAIAALDLEGMEADFDADQFYARTDSFNFARLGIPVIFFFAGIHDDYHRPGDDFEKADVGKAIRISRAAYRLGWAIAEADERPRKISPATEEQDAEAAPGEEVRGDR from the coding sequence ATGCACGTTCCAGTGTTACCCCGTCTCGCGCTCGTCCTCGGGGTCTGCGTCCCCTTCGAACCGCTCCGAGCGGATGCCCCCGTCGTTTCCGAACCGGCCGCGCTGGTCGAGGCGGCTCCTGCGACGGAAACCATCATCGAGCCGGAACTGGCCGGACACCTGCAATTTCTCTCGTCCGACCTGATGAAGGGGCGAGACACGGCCAGCCCAGAGATCAGGATCGCCGCGGAGTATCTCGCAACCCGCCTTTCAACCCTCGGAGCCGAGCCCGTCGGTGACCTCGACGGCGACACCCCGACCTACTTTGCCCACTTCCCGCTCGAATTCACGACCCCAGAACTCGAAGGAACCGAGCTGACCCTCACCATTGAACAGAATGGTGCAGTCCGAGAAATCGCGGGGAAGGTCAAGGACGATTTCATTTTGGTCCCGAGAAATCTGGCCCCGGGAGCGATCGAGGCTCCGGTGGTCTTCCTCGGCTACGGGCGAACCGGCACCGGTGATGAGCCGAATGATTTTGATGCGGTGGAGGTCAAGGACCGAATCGTGCTGGTCCTGGACGGGCTTCCTCCCGGAGAGAAGCCGGAAGATCAGGGCCGCCGCAATGCTCAGGTGTCTGGGGCCAGTTCGTTCACCAAGCTGCAGGCGGCCCGGGAGCGAGGAGCGCTGGCCCTGCTGGTCGTTCATCCGTTCGATGCCGAGGAGCCTCGTCCCTACGCGGAGTCGAACCCCTTCGCCCTCCGGATGTTCGGCCGCCGCTCGATGACGCTCGGCGCATCGTCCAACGAAGGGACCCCGTTGTTGTTCCTCGAAGACCATCTCCGCGATGCGATCCATGAGTCGCTCACGCTGGCCGACGATCCCCTCACCCCCCGAGAACTCGACGGCACGCGGGCCCGCTTTTCCTTCGCCAGCACGGTCGAGCTGATCGAAGACCGCAACGTGATCGGCATGTTCCCCGGTCGCGATGAGGAGCTCAAGCACGAGGTCGTCGTTTATAGCGCCCATTACGATCACGTGGGCGTGGTCAACGATGAGATCCACAACGGAGCCGACGATAACGGATCGGGGACCAGTGCCTTGCTGGAGGTCGCCCAGGCAATCGCCCAGGGACCAAGGCCCCGACGCTCGGTTGCGTTCCTCTGGGTCTCGGGCGAAGAAAAAGGGTTGCTCGGCTCGCGCTGGTGGAGTGAGCACATGACGCTGCCCGAAGGATTCGAAGTCGTGGCGAATATTAATATGGACATGGTGTCGCGCAACGATCCGAATCGGGTGAGCCTTACCCCTTCTCCAGAGCATCCCGACTACTCGACGATCATTCCCGCCGCCATCGCCGCGCTTGATCTGGAAGGGATGGAAGCTGACTTTGACGCCGACCAGTTCTACGCCAGAACCGACAGCTTCAACTTCGCCCGCCTGGGGATTCCGGTCATTTTCTTCTTCGCCGGAATCCACGACGATTACCACCGCCCCGGAGATGATTTCGAAAAGGCGGATGTGGGGAAGGCTATTCGCATTTCCCGAGCCGCGTACCGGCTTGGCTGGGCGATCGCCGAAGCTGATGAACGACCTCGAAAAATTTCCCCAGCCACCGAGGAGCAAGACGCCGAGGCCGCGCCGGGCGAGGAAGTCCGTGGGGATCGTTGA
- a CDS encoding HAD-IIA family hydrolase, whose product MPVSFVIDMDGVIYHGHRLIPGAREFVDRLRSGGHPFLFLTNNSQWTPRDLKHRLEQLGIGVEDSAFHTSALATAEFLKTQRPGGSAFVIGGAGLTNALYEAGYHLTERDPDYVVVGDTRRYDYETIEHAIRLILGGARFIATNPDLTGPSEAGLQPACGALVAPIELATGRKPYYVGKPNPLMMRTALRKLGAHSSESFMVGDRMDTDIIGGTETGMQTILVLSGVTDRNEIESFPYRPTFVFEYVGHIPVDQLVAQQRESSE is encoded by the coding sequence ATGCCCGTCAGCTTCGTGATTGACATGGATGGCGTGATCTATCACGGCCACCGCCTGATTCCCGGCGCCCGAGAGTTCGTCGATCGCCTTCGGAGCGGGGGGCACCCCTTTCTCTTTCTCACCAACAACAGCCAGTGGACCCCTCGCGATTTGAAGCACCGATTGGAGCAACTGGGCATCGGGGTCGAGGACTCGGCCTTCCACACCTCGGCGCTGGCCACTGCCGAGTTTCTCAAAACCCAACGGCCCGGCGGCTCCGCCTTTGTGATCGGAGGAGCAGGGCTCACCAATGCCCTGTACGAGGCGGGATACCATCTCACCGAGCGCGATCCAGATTACGTCGTCGTGGGCGATACGCGCCGCTATGACTACGAAACGATCGAGCATGCCATCCGCTTGATCCTCGGCGGAGCGAGGTTCATTGCGACGAACCCCGACCTGACCGGCCCTTCCGAGGCCGGCCTGCAACCGGCCTGCGGCGCCCTGGTGGCTCCGATTGAACTGGCAACCGGACGCAAACCGTATTACGTGGGCAAACCGAACCCGTTGATGATGCGGACCGCCCTGCGCAAGCTCGGCGCTCATTCGTCCGAGTCGTTCATGGTCGGCGATCGCATGGACACCGACATCATCGGCGGCACCGAGACGGGGATGCAAACGATCCTGGTTCTCTCGGGCGTCACCGATCGGAATGAGATCGAGTCGTTTCCGTATCGACCAACCTTCGTCTTCGAGTACGTGGGACACATCCCGGTGGATCAGCTCGTCGCGCAGCAGCGCGAATCGTCCGAATAA
- a CDS encoding aldo/keto reductase has product MQPKPNQNRRAFLQAGVVGLTTAGIVGAARDQSTPKNDGGVPLRPFGRHANEQVSAICLGGHHVGRANDEKDDIRLIQQAIDEGITFLDNAWDYHDGGSEERMGKAIAEGGRRDKAFLMTKVCARDAKTAQEQLEQSLRRLKTDRIDLWQFHEINYDNDPDWIFAPGGAIETARKAREQGKVRYIGFTGHKDPSIHLKMLDMGFEWDSVQMPLTVLDGRYRSFQHQVLPVLRERGIAAIGMKSLGGGPKIKGGIIPSNTGLTVDQCRRYVWSLPITTLVCGIDSPEILQQDLEMIRNFVPLDPAERLALEEEYVQVAGDGRFELYKSSKQYDGPYHREQHGFALDAS; this is encoded by the coding sequence ATGCAACCGAAGCCAAATCAGAACCGTCGTGCATTTCTTCAGGCAGGTGTCGTGGGGCTGACCACCGCAGGAATCGTTGGGGCGGCTCGCGACCAGAGTACGCCGAAAAACGACGGCGGAGTTCCCCTGCGACCCTTCGGCCGCCATGCCAACGAGCAGGTTAGCGCCATCTGCCTCGGTGGCCACCATGTTGGCCGAGCCAATGACGAGAAGGATGACATTCGCCTGATTCAGCAAGCGATTGATGAGGGGATCACCTTCCTCGACAACGCCTGGGATTACCACGACGGCGGCTCCGAGGAACGCATGGGCAAGGCCATTGCCGAAGGGGGACGCCGCGACAAGGCCTTCCTCATGACGAAGGTTTGCGCCCGAGACGCCAAGACCGCTCAGGAGCAACTCGAACAGAGTCTTCGACGCCTGAAGACCGACCGGATCGACCTGTGGCAATTTCACGAAATCAACTACGACAACGATCCTGATTGGATTTTTGCTCCCGGTGGCGCGATCGAAACCGCACGCAAGGCTCGGGAGCAGGGCAAGGTCCGTTACATCGGGTTCACCGGGCATAAGGACCCGTCGATCCATCTGAAGATGCTCGACATGGGCTTCGAGTGGGACTCTGTCCAGATGCCCCTGACGGTTCTCGACGGTCGCTACCGAAGCTTCCAGCATCAGGTCTTGCCCGTACTCCGCGAGCGAGGCATCGCGGCGATCGGCATGAAGAGCCTGGGCGGTGGTCCGAAGATCAAGGGGGGGATTATCCCTTCGAACACCGGCTTAACCGTCGATCAATGCCGCCGCTATGTCTGGTCGCTGCCGATCACCACGCTGGTTTGCGGGATCGACTCGCCGGAAATTCTCCAGCAAGATCTGGAGATGATCCGCAACTTCGTCCCCCTCGACCCGGCCGAGCGGCTGGCCCTGGAAGAGGAGTACGTCCAGGTTGCCGGGGACGGCCGCTTCGAACTCTACAAGTCGTCGAAGCAGTACGACGGTCCCTACCACCGCGAGCAACACGGCTTCGCGCTCGACGCGAGCTGA
- a CDS encoding AI-2E family transporter gives MADRTVRLRMNDPVIVIVLILAVIAFMYLAAEVLRPLALAVLFSMVLAPMASWLERRGIPRALATAACVLVVLGALGGISSMVFMQFGQLAEEVVAQSDEIKLKVRSLFRGQSPSAVGQVGQVVEEVTREVMEEEIPEDSEDGPPSEIVLSETPAPPGFRLPETSRSTLQGDPIIPVEVVDRPSIQDRFRNAVGPLLGPAAIFFLVLILTLFILLTRDNLHARLIQVIGTSHVSLTTRTLEEAGQRISRYLTIFSLYNATCGAILGLGLYLIGIPYAVLWGFLAAVLRFIPYVGPWSAFVLPLAYSITLGEVGDGWQEPLLVIALFGTLEIISNSILEPIIYGRTAGITAVGLLVMAMFWTWLWGPIGLLLSTPLTVCLAVLGKYVPALNVFATMLGEDVVLERNAQYYQRLLAQDSDAAYEVVEEALDDGFSLERIFDEILIPSLSRAESDLARSVIEESDEIFIWTTTRTILDDLEAREEGEYRADLVPSKSRASGKVLGIATNDAADTMVLRMVQLSLRPLGIPVEIINASSSPLEASEHLSGSKNQIVLLSYLPPVGLTSARYLVRRIKALDPKLPLWAGRWGESGGEKARNRLTKMGADRVVFSVAEVKEHLPKAIDGLRTRPPSDPKPSAEATSLP, from the coding sequence TTGGCAGATCGAACTGTTCGCCTCCGGATGAACGATCCGGTGATTGTGATCGTCCTGATCCTGGCGGTCATCGCCTTCATGTATCTCGCGGCCGAGGTCCTTCGTCCGCTGGCGCTGGCGGTCCTGTTCAGTATGGTTCTGGCCCCGATGGCCTCGTGGCTCGAACGCCGGGGAATCCCCCGAGCCCTGGCCACCGCGGCGTGCGTCCTGGTGGTGCTGGGTGCGCTCGGCGGAATCAGTTCGATGGTCTTCATGCAGTTCGGACAACTCGCGGAAGAAGTCGTTGCTCAAAGCGATGAGATCAAGCTCAAGGTCCGAAGCCTGTTTCGGGGCCAATCTCCCTCCGCTGTCGGTCAGGTCGGTCAGGTCGTTGAGGAAGTCACCCGAGAAGTCATGGAGGAGGAGATTCCCGAGGACTCGGAGGACGGCCCCCCGAGCGAGATCGTCCTTTCCGAAACGCCGGCTCCCCCTGGATTCAGACTCCCCGAAACCAGCCGATCCACCCTTCAGGGCGATCCGATCATCCCGGTCGAAGTCGTCGATCGTCCCTCGATTCAGGACCGCTTTCGGAACGCGGTCGGCCCGTTGCTGGGACCGGCGGCCATCTTCTTCCTGGTCCTCATTCTCACGCTCTTTATCCTCCTGACCCGAGACAACCTGCATGCTCGCCTGATCCAGGTCATCGGCACCAGTCACGTGAGCCTGACCACCCGAACCCTTGAGGAAGCCGGCCAACGGATCAGCCGTTACCTGACGATCTTTTCCCTCTACAACGCCACCTGTGGCGCGATTCTCGGCCTGGGGCTCTACCTGATCGGGATTCCCTATGCCGTCCTCTGGGGGTTCCTTGCGGCGGTCCTTCGCTTCATTCCTTATGTCGGGCCGTGGTCGGCCTTCGTCTTGCCACTGGCCTATTCGATCACACTCGGTGAGGTCGGTGACGGCTGGCAAGAACCGCTCCTGGTCATCGCCCTGTTCGGCACCCTCGAAATCATTTCCAACTCCATCCTTGAGCCGATCATCTACGGGCGCACGGCCGGCATTACCGCCGTCGGATTGCTCGTCATGGCCATGTTCTGGACCTGGCTCTGGGGTCCGATCGGGCTCTTGCTCTCAACCCCACTCACGGTCTGCCTGGCCGTCCTCGGCAAGTATGTCCCCGCGCTCAATGTCTTTGCGACGATGCTCGGCGAAGATGTGGTCCTGGAACGCAACGCTCAGTATTACCAGCGACTCCTGGCACAGGACTCCGACGCGGCCTACGAGGTCGTCGAGGAAGCCCTCGATGACGGGTTCTCCCTGGAACGAATCTTCGATGAGATCCTGATTCCCTCTCTCTCCCGCGCCGAGTCCGATCTGGCCCGAAGCGTCATTGAGGAATCGGACGAGATTTTCATCTGGACCACCACCCGCACCATCCTCGACGATCTCGAAGCTCGGGAGGAGGGGGAATACCGGGCCGATCTGGTTCCGTCGAAATCCCGAGCAAGCGGCAAGGTGCTGGGCATCGCCACCAACGACGCCGCCGATACGATGGTCCTCCGGATGGTTCAATTGTCATTGCGACCGCTCGGCATCCCGGTCGAGATCATCAATGCGTCCAGCTCTCCGCTGGAAGCGTCCGAACACCTGTCGGGATCAAAAAATCAGATCGTCCTGCTCTCGTACCTTCCGCCGGTTGGGCTAACCTCGGCCCGCTATCTGGTGCGTCGGATCAAGGCCCTCGACCCGAAGCTCCCCCTCTGGGCAGGCCGTTGGGGAGAATCCGGGGGAGAGAAGGCCCGCAACCGCCTCACCAAGATGGGGGCCGACCGCGTCGTGTTCAGTGTCGCGGAGGTCAAGGAGCACCTGCCGAAAGCGATCGATGGGCTCCGAACTCGCCCCCCGAGCGACCCGAAGCCCAGCGCCGAGGCAACCTCGTTACCCTGA
- the larA gene encoding nickel-dependent lactate racemase — MRVTLDYGRTGLEVELPDDRVIGPLEIQDVPPLDDPEAAVVASLEVPIGSPPLREVARGKKTACILICDITRPVPNELILRPTLKTLLEAGIAREDVLILVATGLHRPSTEAERVEMLGEQIARDYRVEDHHGTVLEEHTFLGTTPKGVPAWIDSRYVNADLKIATGLIEPHLMAGYSGGRKLICPGIAAFETVKIWHGPDFLEHPKADCGFLDGNPVHEENTRIARMAGCDFIVNVTLDKQRRVTSVVAGDMEKAFLEGVRFIEHVVTARVREPVDVVVTSSAGYPLDTTFYQAVKGMTGALPIVKQGGTIIIAASLTEGIGSPEFQSLFREHESLDAFMQKVLGKEYFVLDQWQLEELAKVRRKARVKIVSDGLPAATLSELFVEPAESVESAVSSSLADYGPDARVAVIPKGPYVLATVGE; from the coding sequence ATGCGCGTGACCCTCGACTACGGACGCACCGGCCTTGAGGTCGAGCTGCCCGACGACCGGGTCATCGGCCCTTTGGAAATCCAGGACGTTCCCCCGCTCGACGACCCCGAAGCCGCGGTCGTCGCGAGCCTTGAAGTTCCCATCGGCTCCCCTCCGCTCCGCGAGGTCGCCCGGGGGAAGAAGACGGCCTGCATTCTCATCTGCGACATTACCCGACCCGTCCCGAACGAGCTGATTCTTCGACCGACCCTCAAAACCTTGCTCGAAGCCGGGATCGCCCGCGAAGACGTGCTAATCCTCGTCGCCACCGGCCTGCACCGGCCCAGCACCGAGGCCGAGCGGGTCGAAATGCTCGGCGAGCAGATCGCCCGTGATTATCGGGTGGAAGACCATCACGGCACCGTGCTCGAAGAACACACCTTCCTCGGCACGACTCCGAAGGGGGTTCCCGCCTGGATCGACTCCCGCTACGTCAACGCCGACCTGAAGATCGCCACCGGGCTGATCGAGCCACACCTGATGGCCGGCTACTCCGGCGGTCGCAAGCTCATCTGCCCCGGCATCGCCGCCTTCGAGACGGTCAAGATCTGGCACGGCCCCGACTTCCTCGAACACCCGAAGGCCGATTGCGGCTTCCTCGACGGAAACCCCGTCCACGAGGAGAACACCCGAATCGCCCGCATGGCCGGCTGCGACTTCATCGTCAACGTCACGCTCGACAAGCAGCGCCGGGTGACGTCGGTCGTCGCGGGAGACATGGAGAAAGCCTTCCTCGAAGGGGTCCGGTTCATCGAGCACGTGGTCACGGCCAGGGTCCGCGAACCGGTCGACGTGGTCGTCACCAGTTCGGCCGGCTACCCGCTCGACACCACCTTTTACCAGGCGGTCAAGGGGATGACCGGTGCCCTGCCGATCGTCAAGCAAGGCGGCACCATCATCATCGCCGCCAGCCTGACCGAAGGGATCGGCAGTCCCGAGTTCCAGAGCCTTTTCCGCGAACACGAATCGCTCGACGCTTTCATGCAAAAGGTCCTCGGCAAGGAGTACTTCGTGCTCGACCAGTGGCAGCTTGAAGAACTCGCCAAGGTCCGCCGCAAGGCCCGCGTGAAGATCGTCTCCGACGGCCTTCCCGCCGCCACCCTCTCCGAGCTGTTCGTCGAGCCCGCCGAGTCGGTCGAATCGGCCGTCTCTTCCTCGCTCGCCGACTACGGCCCCGACGCCCGCGTCGCCGTCATTCCGAAGGGGCCGTACGTGCTCGCCACGGTCGGAGAATGA
- a CDS encoding DUF1569 domain-containing protein → MQHRSLDFRDADAVIAEIRHLQHGGYTKLGKWNLAQMCDHLRQTLRMGLDGSDRRLPWVVRTLVTGPIFRRVIKTRRMKSGIPVPKELVPTSPDGPDDPAAIDACIATLQEARDASGPLPKHPVADLTVDQWKQLNWIHCAHHLGFLIPHAQPVAEAPSGIETASGPP, encoded by the coding sequence ATGCAGCACCGCTCGCTCGATTTCCGCGACGCCGACGCCGTGATCGCCGAGATCCGCCACTTGCAACACGGCGGTTACACGAAGCTCGGGAAGTGGAACCTCGCCCAGATGTGCGACCACCTCCGCCAGACACTTCGCATGGGCCTCGACGGCTCCGATCGCCGCTTGCCCTGGGTTGTCCGCACCCTGGTCACCGGGCCAATCTTCCGCCGTGTCATCAAGACGCGACGAATGAAGTCCGGGATTCCCGTTCCCAAAGAACTGGTTCCCACCAGCCCCGACGGCCCCGACGATCCCGCCGCCATCGATGCCTGCATTGCCACCTTGCAGGAGGCTCGGGACGCCTCCGGCCCGCTTCCCAAGCATCCAGTGGCCGATCTCACGGTCGATCAGTGGAAGCAGTTGAACTGGATTCACTGCGCCCACCACCTGGGCTTCCTCATCCCACACGCCCAGCCCGTTGCGGAAGCCCCGTCCGGCATCGAAACCGCCTCCGGCCCCCCTTGA